The Bacteroidota bacterium genome includes a region encoding these proteins:
- the pgsA gene encoding CDP-diacylglycerol--glycerol-3-phosphate 3-phosphatidyltransferase, with protein MTLPTQLTVLRIALAVVFFVLFALVEPPMIGWAATVFAVAAATDWWDGHLARVMKTTSTLGAFLDPLADKFLTGAALVAFALKDYVPLWMVVLVIARDVYMTVLRTAADGVSIHVKTSYLAKVKTFGQMTFIIAVLLLLLLQTGPLGPAVAQEAHMTLDSGLVVWLMSAITLLTVASAVVYSYDNWSLLRLITRRYILRRTGQEAN; from the coding sequence ATGACCCTGCCAACGCAACTGACCGTTCTCCGAATCGCCCTTGCGGTGGTGTTTTTCGTGCTATTTGCGCTTGTCGAGCCACCCATGATCGGCTGGGCAGCTACGGTCTTTGCTGTTGCGGCGGCGACTGATTGGTGGGATGGACACCTGGCCCGTGTGATGAAGACGACTTCTACGCTTGGAGCGTTTCTCGACCCGTTGGCCGACAAATTCTTAACCGGCGCCGCGCTCGTTGCCTTCGCCTTGAAGGACTACGTCCCTCTGTGGATGGTCGTGCTGGTCATTGCGCGCGATGTGTATATGACCGTGCTTCGCACCGCCGCGGATGGTGTCTCCATTCATGTGAAGACGAGTTATCTCGCAAAGGTGAAGACCTTCGGGCAGATGACGTTTATCATTGCCGTGCTTCTGTTGCTGCTTCTGCAGACGGGTCCGTTGGGACCGGCAGTCGCGCAGGAGGCGCACATGACTCTGGATTCCGGGCTTGTGGTGTGGCTCATGAGCGCCATCACGCTGCTGACGGTGGCATCCGCTGTCGTTTACTCATACGATAACTGGTCCCTGCTGCGGCTCATCACGCGCCGGTATATTTTGCGGCGGACCGGGCAAGAGGCAAATTGA
- the tnpA gene encoding IS200/IS605 family transposase yields MAQSFGPVYIHIVFSTKHRESLLSNDLHTEFARYITPILKDCKARLITEGGMPDHVHLLIDLGRESSVAAVLREIKAKSSAWLRKKTGKSFGRQSGYGVFSVSPSHLPNVMSYIEHQEEHHRHTTFQEEFEEMLKTAGVEYDPKWLWHDDDAE; encoded by the coding sequence ATGGCACAATCGTTCGGCCCGGTATACATCCACATCGTCTTCAGCACGAAGCATCGGGAGAGTCTTCTATCGAACGACCTTCACACCGAATTCGCGAGATACATCACACCGATCCTCAAAGATTGCAAAGCCCGATTAATCACCGAAGGCGGAATGCCCGATCACGTTCATCTCCTGATCGATCTCGGACGCGAATCGTCGGTTGCAGCGGTCTTGCGCGAAATCAAAGCGAAATCATCGGCGTGGTTACGGAAAAAGACAGGCAAGAGTTTTGGTCGGCAATCGGGGTATGGTGTGTTCAGCGTGAGTCCAAGTCATCTTCCGAATGTCATGAGTTATATCGAACATCAAGAGGAGCATCACCGGCACACGACATTCCAGGAGGAGTTCGAGGAGATGTTAAAGACCGCCGGTGTTGAATATGATCCGAAATGGTTGTGGCATGATGATGACGCCGAATAA
- a CDS encoding restriction endonuclease → MIRNGCGMMMTPNNIALSGLYNSNAIVTQGSASPQAATLHPGLRVLRGSATQTRRIDITHLAITLIEKRMKEAFPGIVFEVEGTPKDLDGARNLAVRDKYQFQWWACSLVNAQPYQGKKKGADSGIDGLIFFHDDKSGAKKIVVSVKGGENVSVTMIRDLGHVIEREKAAMGFFVTLAEPTRPMTQEAVSAGFYDEPRFGTEYPKLQILTIEGLMNGTERPRYPDLSLGRSTFKRAQVEDVSGEQGRLL, encoded by the coding sequence ATGATCCGAAATGGTTGTGGCATGATGATGACGCCGAATAACATCGCCCTTTCAGGGCTATACAATTCAAATGCTATCGTTACCCAGGGTTCCGCTTCGCCGCAAGCGGCTACGCTGCACCCTGGGCTGCGAGTACTCCGTGGCTCCGCCACTCAGACGCGCCGCATCGACATCACGCACCTCGCGATCACGCTCATCGAGAAGCGGATGAAGGAGGCATTCCCCGGCATCGTGTTCGAAGTCGAAGGGACGCCGAAGGATTTGGACGGCGCGCGCAATCTGGCCGTGCGCGATAAATACCAGTTCCAGTGGTGGGCCTGCTCGCTCGTCAACGCGCAACCCTATCAAGGCAAGAAAAAAGGCGCCGACTCCGGCATCGATGGACTCATCTTTTTCCACGACGATAAATCCGGGGCCAAGAAGATCGTCGTCTCGGTCAAGGGCGGCGAGAACGTGTCGGTTACTATGATCCGCGATTTGGGACACGTCATCGAACGCGAAAAAGCCGCAATGGGATTTTTCGTCACGCTCGCCGAGCCGACGCGCCCGATGACGCAGGAAGCCGTCTCCGCAGGATTCTACGACGAACCGCGCTTCGGCACCGAATACCCGAAGCTCCAAATCCTGACGATCGAAGGACTGATGAACGGCACCGAACGCCCACGCTACCCGGATTTATCGCTCGGCCGCTCGACGTTTAAGAGAGCACAAGTGGAGGATGTGAGCGGGGAGCAGGGGAGGTTGCTATGA
- a CDS encoding methyltransferase domain-containing protein produces MHTSSLVGHTTEVFAKFRKNPLVPADAVIRAFFHDRRYLGARDRRFIADHFFGAVKHWLRLDALVRDCFEDKELTASKSVAAYLIAIDGHPAQEVVDFFDALKDGEKLSLPDAEALADRARENTRLAALTDDERLATLHSFPTWFVTRLRAEYGNDTEPILTALNGSSPLWLRTNTLITDRESLISEMEEEGIPSERSDIASEALKLEKRVNVFGLKSFTRGAFEVQDEASQLVVPMAHIRKTAIKALDACAGAGGKTLHLAALMKNHGEIFAADIDPYKLEELKRRSRRAGAQNIRLVFPDDREKWLGPEKLGWFDLVLVDAPCTGTGTLRRNPGIKWLLTEQMLSELVAKQRSILDDHAAFVKLGGALVFATCSVLQEEGEQQMEWFTQQHPEFQIEEVLRTRPDTQNMDGFFAARLRKNPV; encoded by the coding sequence ATGCATACCTCCAGCCTTGTTGGCCATACTACGGAAGTCTTCGCGAAATTTCGGAAGAATCCACTCGTTCCGGCCGATGCCGTCATTCGCGCCTTCTTTCACGATCGCCGTTATCTTGGTGCTCGTGACAGGCGCTTTATTGCCGATCACTTCTTCGGTGCCGTCAAGCATTGGCTGCGCCTGGATGCCCTCGTCCGGGATTGCTTCGAGGATAAGGAGCTGACCGCTTCGAAATCGGTTGCCGCGTACCTGATCGCCATTGATGGCCATCCTGCGCAAGAAGTGGTTGATTTCTTCGATGCACTCAAGGATGGCGAGAAGCTTTCACTTCCAGACGCCGAAGCCCTTGCCGATCGCGCTCGCGAAAACACTCGCCTGGCTGCGCTGACCGATGATGAGCGGCTTGCCACGCTCCACTCATTCCCAACGTGGTTCGTCACTCGCCTTCGCGCAGAGTATGGCAATGACACGGAGCCCATCCTCACAGCTTTGAATGGCTCGTCCCCGCTTTGGCTGCGGACGAATACCCTGATCACCGATCGCGAGTCGCTTATCTCCGAAATGGAAGAGGAAGGCATCCCCTCTGAGCGATCCGACATTGCCAGCGAGGCACTGAAGCTCGAGAAGCGTGTCAATGTCTTCGGACTCAAGTCGTTCACGCGTGGTGCCTTCGAAGTCCAGGATGAAGCCAGCCAGCTCGTCGTGCCGATGGCGCACATTCGCAAGACCGCGATCAAAGCGCTCGATGCTTGCGCCGGTGCTGGCGGCAAGACTTTGCACCTTGCCGCGCTGATGAAGAACCACGGCGAAATCTTCGCTGCCGATATCGATCCGTACAAGCTCGAAGAACTCAAGCGCCGCTCTCGTCGGGCCGGAGCGCAAAATATTCGTCTCGTATTTCCGGACGATCGCGAAAAGTGGCTCGGTCCCGAGAAGCTTGGCTGGTTCGATCTTGTTCTGGTCGATGCTCCTTGCACTGGCACCGGCACGCTCAGGCGTAATCCCGGCATCAAGTGGCTGCTCACCGAGCAGATGCTCTCCGAACTCGTCGCCAAGCAGCGCAGTATCCTGGATGACCACGCAGCATTCGTCAAACTGGGTGGCGCGCTCGTCTTTGCGACATGCTCTGTGCTCCAGGAAGAAGGGGAGCAGCAGATGGAGTGGTTCACCCAGCAGCATCCCGAATTCCAGATCGAGGAAGTCCTTCGCACTCGCCCCGATACCCAGAACATGGACGGATTCTTCGCGGCAAGACTCCGAAAGAATCCAGTCTGA
- the tsaD gene encoding tRNA (adenosine(37)-N6)-threonylcarbamoyltransferase complex transferase subunit TsaD: protein MISLPMNGTVLGIESSCDETSAAVLRNGELASVVVSSQFFHERFGGVVPELASRAHVRSALPIIREALRQANISASELDAVAVTYAPGLMGSLLVGLSVAKGLAIGLGVPLIGVHHIEAHVFSVLLEQNHPDIPFVALIVSGGHTMLVLVKDIGEYELIGETLDDAAGEAFDKVGKLLGLAYPAGPEIDKLARDGNPNFIRFPRAMMEEGNHDFSFSGIKTSVSNWLKKHSEESYTIPDIAASFQRAVVDVLATKTVDSADRLEVRDIICAGGVSANSELRERFQKECQRHGMRFFAPRPLFSTDNAAMIAMLGALKLARGHSSDFTLVAMPRQPLARRTSINI, encoded by the coding sequence ATGATCTCGCTTCCCATGAATGGTACTGTTCTCGGTATCGAATCGTCTTGCGATGAAACCAGTGCCGCAGTGCTTAGAAATGGCGAACTGGCGTCAGTTGTGGTTTCCTCGCAGTTTTTCCATGAGCGGTTTGGCGGGGTTGTTCCAGAGTTGGCGTCGCGGGCTCACGTTCGCTCGGCATTGCCGATCATTCGAGAAGCCCTTCGCCAAGCGAATATTTCCGCTTCCGAATTGGACGCGGTGGCCGTGACGTACGCCCCAGGCCTTATGGGGTCGCTCCTCGTTGGACTCAGTGTCGCGAAAGGGCTCGCAATCGGGCTCGGGGTGCCGCTTATTGGCGTGCATCATATCGAGGCACACGTGTTCAGTGTTTTGCTCGAACAGAATCATCCCGATATTCCGTTTGTCGCGCTCATCGTGTCCGGTGGACACACGATGCTCGTGCTCGTCAAGGACATTGGCGAGTACGAACTCATTGGCGAGACACTCGATGATGCTGCCGGCGAAGCATTCGATAAGGTTGGAAAGCTCCTGGGACTCGCGTATCCTGCCGGTCCCGAAATCGACAAACTCGCGCGTGATGGCAATCCCAACTTTATCCGTTTTCCGCGAGCGATGATGGAGGAAGGCAATCATGATTTTAGCTTCAGCGGGATTAAGACATCCGTGTCGAATTGGCTAAAAAAACATTCTGAAGAATCGTATACCATTCCCGATATTGCGGCCTCATTCCAGCGAGCAGTCGTCGACGTATTGGCGACAAAAACGGTCGATTCCGCCGATCGCCTGGAAGTCCGTGACATTATTTGCGCCGGCGGCGTTAGCGCCAACTCGGAACTACGCGAGCGGTTCCAGAAGGAGTGCCAGCGCCATGGGATGCGATTCTTTGCGCCGCGACCATTATTTTCGACAGATAATGCCGCAATGATCGCGATGCTCGGCGCACTCAAGCTTGCGCGAGGGCACTCGAGTGATTTCACGCTGGTCGCCATGCCACGACAACCACTAGCGCGCCGAACGTCTATTAACATATAA
- the uvrC gene encoding excinuclease ABC subunit UvrC, with amino-acid sequence MDDLHSPTNPDEFDQIPFHDDELEQEEDATQIAEDGTHIRLTVTADDFTLDEKLEGLPKEPGVYQFKNGAGRVIYVGKAKVLRSRVRSYFQNYRRGTGDAKLRALVSKIADVELILTDSDVEALILENTLIKKLKPRYNVSLRDDKTYLYVVVTNEPYPRVFATRHKVRDGSKYYGPYTEAGYLRYLLKTLRDIFPIRTCDYYIDEQLILRGKIKVCLEYHIKKCEGPCEGLVSLEQYQGMILKVRQLLSGRTRDVARTMRSDIERLSNEMRFEEAAKVRDQLMVLEDYASKQKVVTEENADRDVFALAHEDDDACGIVFKVRDGKLIGKQHFFFANTEAKSDSEILGALLEQYYSASDYIPEEILLPSELEDEDTLAAWLVRRARELDADSDGAMKPPKLIHPKIGEKAKLMEMVRTNAKYLLGEIKLQKMKDSEHIPHVLKAIERDLHLTKPPRRIECFDNSHLQGTEYVGAMVVFGDGKPKKSDYRKYKIRTITENDDFAAMREVVTRRYGRALEEKSELPDLIIIDGGKGQLSSAYEVMSELGLQSIPMFGLAKRLEELYTMSSHDPLVLPRSSSSLRLLQQVRDEAHRFAITYHRQLREKRTFQTELTNIAGVGKKTAIKLLERFGSVEGVRAASEPELVATVGLKAMKVIVNYFKDQALAEAADIELPQEPEEEVIPQ; translated from the coding sequence ATGGACGATTTGCACTCGCCCACTAATCCAGACGAGTTCGATCAGATTCCGTTCCATGACGACGAACTCGAACAGGAAGAAGACGCAACGCAAATCGCGGAGGATGGCACCCACATCCGTCTGACCGTCACGGCGGACGATTTCACGTTGGATGAAAAACTCGAAGGTCTTCCCAAAGAGCCGGGCGTATATCAGTTCAAGAATGGTGCTGGCCGCGTTATTTATGTCGGTAAAGCGAAGGTTCTGCGCAGCCGTGTCCGTTCGTATTTTCAGAATTACCGTCGCGGAACCGGCGATGCGAAGCTTCGCGCATTGGTCAGCAAGATCGCTGATGTCGAGTTAATCCTGACCGATAGTGATGTCGAGGCGCTGATTCTCGAGAACACACTCATTAAGAAGCTAAAGCCGCGTTATAATGTCAGCCTACGTGATGATAAGACCTATCTGTATGTCGTCGTGACGAACGAGCCTTACCCTCGTGTTTTTGCAACGCGTCACAAGGTCCGTGATGGCTCGAAATACTATGGGCCATACACTGAAGCAGGGTATCTGCGTTATCTTCTCAAGACGTTGCGTGACATCTTTCCGATTCGCACCTGTGATTATTATATTGACGAGCAGCTAATACTTCGTGGAAAGATAAAAGTCTGTCTTGAATATCACATCAAGAAATGCGAGGGACCGTGCGAAGGACTTGTCTCGCTCGAACAGTATCAAGGAATGATCCTGAAGGTCCGTCAGCTCCTGTCGGGTCGGACGCGAGACGTTGCCCGTACCATGCGTTCGGACATCGAGCGTCTCTCGAACGAAATGCGCTTCGAAGAAGCGGCGAAAGTGCGTGATCAACTAATGGTCCTGGAAGACTACGCGAGCAAGCAAAAGGTCGTCACCGAAGAAAATGCCGATCGCGATGTTTTCGCGCTTGCACACGAGGATGATGATGCCTGCGGAATCGTTTTCAAAGTGCGCGATGGTAAGCTGATTGGCAAGCAGCATTTCTTTTTCGCGAACACCGAAGCGAAGTCTGATAGCGAGATTCTGGGTGCTTTACTCGAACAATATTATTCGGCATCAGACTACATTCCAGAAGAAATTCTACTTCCTTCTGAGCTCGAAGATGAAGACACGCTTGCGGCATGGCTAGTCCGAAGGGCGCGAGAACTGGATGCGGATTCCGATGGGGCAATGAAGCCGCCGAAGCTTATCCATCCGAAGATCGGCGAGAAGGCCAAGCTCATGGAGATGGTCCGGACGAATGCCAAATACCTTCTCGGCGAGATCAAACTTCAGAAGATGAAGGATTCCGAGCACATTCCCCATGTGCTCAAGGCGATCGAACGGGATCTGCACCTGACCAAGCCTCCGCGTCGTATCGAATGCTTTGACAATTCACATCTGCAAGGCACTGAATACGTTGGGGCGATGGTCGTCTTTGGCGACGGCAAGCCGAAAAAGTCGGATTATCGGAAATATAAGATCCGAACAATAACCGAAAACGATGACTTTGCAGCAATGCGCGAGGTGGTGACTCGCAGGTACGGACGCGCACTCGAGGAGAAAAGCGAATTGCCAGATCTCATTATCATCGATGGCGGAAAAGGCCAGCTTTCGAGCGCGTACGAAGTGATGTCGGAACTTGGGCTTCAATCGATCCCAATGTTTGGTCTTGCCAAGCGGCTCGAGGAGTTATATACGATGAGCTCCCATGATCCACTGGTCTTGCCCCGTTCTTCCAGCAGTCTCAGGCTTCTTCAGCAGGTTCGTGACGAGGCGCATCGATTCGCCATCACGTATCATCGCCAGTTGCGAGAGAAACGAACATTCCAGACAGAGTTGACAAACATTGCCGGTGTCGGGAAGAAGACCGCGATCAAATTACTCGAACGGTTCGGCTCTGTCGAAGGCGTCCGCGCTGCCAGTGAACCGGAACTGGTTGCAACTGTGGGGCTTAAAGCTATGAAGGTTATTGTCAACTACTTCAAGGATCAGGCTTTGGCTGAGGCCGCCGATATTGAGCTTCCACAAGAACCGGAAGAAGAGGTTATCCCACAATGA
- the mce gene encoding methylmalonyl-CoA epimerase translates to MKLSHIGIAVRDLGKAELLFRTLLGNGKIHHEEVVDQAVRIASFDLDGSRIELTEPMNDDSPISKFLTKRGEGIHHIAFEVNDVAAELARLKRDGVELIDEKPRLGSHGMLIAFLHPKSTNGVLIELCQNGTLLPRKEGE, encoded by the coding sequence ATGAAGCTGTCGCATATCGGAATCGCTGTTCGAGACCTTGGAAAAGCGGAATTGCTTTTCCGCACATTGCTCGGGAATGGCAAAATTCACCATGAGGAGGTTGTCGATCAAGCTGTTCGTATTGCCTCGTTTGATCTGGATGGCAGCCGGATCGAATTGACCGAGCCGATGAACGACGACTCTCCCATCTCGAAATTTCTCACCAAACGGGGAGAAGGTATCCATCATATCGCATTTGAAGTGAATGATGTGGCCGCAGAGCTTGCCCGCCTTAAACGCGATGGTGTCGAACTGATTGACGAGAAGCCTCGGTTGGGTTCGCATGGGATGTTGATCGCATTCTTGCATCCGAAATCCACAAATGGCGTGCTGATCGAGCTGTGTCAAAATGGAACCCTCCTTCCACGGAAAGAAGGGGAGTGA
- a CDS encoding HPF/RaiA family ribosome-associated protein, with protein MDTLGRDLSKPKPNTSMNIRVQVRHEAAEERIQRYIATEFDHIANKYSIISADFIVDQEGSNGHLKTFEGIVHVPGDTITVKERAEETHKAIDASMKVIEKLLKRYKETYAKPGNLIRHKIEREQAS; from the coding sequence GTGGACACGCTCGGCCGAGATCTATCAAAACCAAAACCAAATACCTCTATGAATATCAGGGTACAAGTGCGGCACGAGGCCGCGGAAGAGCGCATTCAGCGCTACATTGCCACCGAATTTGATCATATTGCGAACAAATATTCGATTATCTCAGCCGATTTTATCGTCGACCAAGAGGGGTCGAACGGACATCTCAAAACGTTTGAAGGAATCGTCCATGTCCCGGGTGATACAATCACGGTCAAGGAACGGGCAGAGGAAACGCACAAAGCAATTGATGCTTCGATGAAAGTAATAGAGAAATTGCTAAAGCGGTACAAGGAAACCTATGCTAAGCCTGGCAATCTCATTCGCCATAAAATCGAACGTGAGCAGGCGAGCTAA
- a CDS encoding tyrosine recombinase XerC gives MNGARNKEMDFYREFPGWLRAFLEYLEHEREASPKTIEAYEGDLVDLYRILKSERLVLTGTHDDLKALRRYLQVLASQLTGQSETQHTVVMKASSLGRKLAAVRSFVKYLTKQGIFQFNAARLLRTPKAEKRLPNVVSERTMAEVLSAQGVIRGDQRSRNAATNRAEDTGFGRFGSEHLRNRAVIELLYSSGLRRSELCSIDISSLDLKSATVRVTGKGAKQRIIPIGSKAVEALREYLAIRSSKQGDENAVFLLKNGARLTPRMVHHIVKKAFEDAEDVPRAHPHMIRHTVATHLLDHGADLRAVKDILGHESLRTTQRYTHLTVDRLKTVYDKAHPRSGR, from the coding sequence ATGAACGGAGCGAGGAACAAGGAGATGGATTTTTACCGTGAGTTTCCCGGGTGGCTTCGGGCATTTCTTGAATATTTGGAGCACGAACGAGAAGCGAGTCCGAAGACTATTGAGGCATACGAAGGCGATCTCGTCGATCTGTATCGCATCCTGAAATCGGAGCGGCTGGTATTGACCGGCACCCATGATGATCTGAAGGCATTGAGGCGCTACCTGCAAGTGCTCGCCTCGCAATTGACCGGGCAGTCCGAAACTCAGCATACCGTTGTAATGAAAGCAAGTTCGCTCGGAAGAAAACTTGCGGCGGTGCGATCGTTCGTGAAGTATCTGACGAAGCAGGGGATATTTCAATTCAACGCTGCACGGCTCCTTCGAACGCCGAAAGCTGAGAAGCGTTTGCCGAATGTAGTCAGTGAACGAACGATGGCAGAGGTGCTATCGGCGCAGGGTGTGATTCGTGGGGATCAGAGATCGAGGAACGCCGCAACCAATCGAGCGGAGGATACAGGATTTGGTCGATTTGGATCGGAACATCTAAGGAATAGGGCAGTGATCGAGTTGCTATACTCGAGTGGATTGCGCCGATCGGAGTTGTGCTCTATCGACATTTCATCACTCGACCTGAAGTCGGCAACGGTTCGCGTCACGGGCAAAGGCGCAAAGCAGCGCATAATACCGATCGGATCAAAGGCAGTTGAGGCGCTCCGCGAATACCTTGCGATACGATCTTCAAAGCAGGGAGATGAGAACGCGGTGTTTCTCCTGAAGAATGGTGCGCGATTGACTCCGAGGATGGTCCACCATATTGTGAAGAAAGCATTTGAGGATGCCGAGGATGTCCCGCGTGCCCATCCGCACATGATTCGGCACACCGTAGCAACCCATTTGCTCGATCATGGGGCGGACCTTCGAGCCGTCAAGGATATATTAGGTCATGAATCGCTTCGGACGACCCAACGATATACCCATCTGACAGTTGACCGTCTGAAAACGGTCTACGACAAGGCACACCCCAGAAGCGGCCGATGA
- a CDS encoding HAMP domain-containing sensor histidine kinase → MKARVRSKKQGRMPAPRELPRTANIKLTLLITSVVLVLGLLLYSRTLVEQLRQREYRVVQLFSGAVKYYNNHPEADDSLYRMITHYAMSSEVPVILTDRHDAPSSRHFRETNWNVLYDTTIDSAHQVEFLREQMREMDHDYPRIAIDYYDSATKKTIVTNYLHYGNSLVLNKIESLPYIQLFLGAVIVFIGYLSFSYLKRSEQSNIWVGMAKETAHQLGTPLSSLLGWAELLRMSSRVPSDVEKIAGEIDRDIERLNRIAVRFSKIGSVPDLKEQNVVQIVADVMNYFEGRMPRMRKDIHLELMTDEDDIPLRINRELFEWVIENLIKNAYEAIEGQEGSITVRITRPAASPSMRPSLKRLGKKNLGVSRRRHGLVTIDVIDTGKGIDLRKKNDVFRPGYSTKKRGWGLGLSLARRIIQEYHHGRLFVKESTPGKGTTFRIRMSAVSHLNNS, encoded by the coding sequence GTGAAGGCCCGCGTTCGATCGAAGAAACAAGGCAGGATGCCCGCGCCGCGCGAGTTGCCGCGCACGGCGAACATCAAGCTCACCCTGCTCATCACCTCGGTCGTGTTGGTGCTTGGGCTCTTGCTCTATTCGCGAACGCTCGTCGAGCAACTGCGCCAGCGCGAATATCGGGTCGTTCAGCTTTTTTCCGGCGCAGTCAAGTACTACAATAACCATCCCGAAGCAGACGACTCGCTGTATCGGATGATCACGCACTATGCGATGTCCAGCGAAGTGCCCGTGATCCTGACCGATCGTCACGATGCACCGAGTTCGCGGCACTTCCGGGAGACCAATTGGAATGTGCTATACGATACGACCATTGACAGCGCGCATCAGGTCGAATTCCTTCGCGAACAAATGCGCGAGATGGACCACGATTATCCTCGTATTGCAATCGATTATTACGATTCGGCAACGAAGAAGACCATCGTTACGAATTATTTGCACTATGGCAACAGTCTTGTCCTTAACAAGATCGAGTCGCTGCCGTATATTCAGCTCTTTCTTGGTGCCGTCATCGTGTTTATCGGATATCTCAGCTTCAGCTATTTGAAGCGGAGCGAGCAATCCAACATTTGGGTCGGCATGGCGAAGGAGACAGCACATCAACTCGGCACCCCGCTATCGAGTCTGCTTGGATGGGCGGAGTTACTTCGGATGTCCTCGCGAGTGCCGTCCGACGTTGAGAAGATCGCCGGAGAGATCGATCGCGACATCGAACGGCTGAACCGCATTGCGGTTCGCTTCTCGAAGATCGGCTCTGTGCCCGATCTGAAGGAGCAAAATGTCGTGCAGATCGTCGCCGATGTGATGAATTATTTCGAGGGCCGGATGCCTCGCATGCGCAAGGATATTCATCTTGAGCTTATGACCGATGAAGACGATATTCCGCTTCGTATCAATCGCGAGCTCTTTGAATGGGTAATCGAGAATCTGATTAAGAATGCTTACGAGGCGATTGAGGGGCAGGAGGGATCGATCACCGTCAGGATCACTCGGCCCGCTGCATCGCCTTCTATGCGCCCGAGCTTGAAACGGTTGGGCAAAAAGAACCTAGGCGTTTCAAGGCGAAGACATGGTTTGGTCACGATCGATGTGATCGATACCGGGAAGGGTATCGATCTTCGCAAAAAGAATGATGTATTCCGTCCCGGCTACTCGACAAAGAAGCGTGGATGGGGACTCGGCCTCTCACTCGCGCGGCGGATCATTCAGGAGTATCACCACGGTCGCCTCTTTGTTAAAGAGTCCACGCCGGGTAAGGGTACGACATTCCGCATTCGGATGAGCGCGGTCAGTCATTTGAATAACAGTTAA
- a CDS encoding cupin domain-containing protein — protein MEATPDYRFHLDIKYAPLEKIDVNDVIAKCTDPWFNQTLSQINGSVLRIGIVQGEFHWHKHEDDDELFYVLSGRLFVDTEGGNFELGPNEGVTVPRGVLHRTRAMEKTVMLMIENAGIQPAGD, from the coding sequence ATGGAAGCAACGCCGGATTATCGATTCCATCTTGACATCAAGTACGCGCCGCTCGAAAAGATCGACGTGAACGATGTCATCGCGAAGTGCACGGATCCGTGGTTCAATCAGACGCTCTCGCAGATCAACGGGAGCGTCCTCCGCATCGGAATCGTGCAAGGCGAATTCCACTGGCACAAGCACGAAGATGATGATGAGTTGTTCTATGTGCTCTCTGGACGTCTCTTCGTCGATACAGAGGGAGGCAATTTCGAACTGGGTCCCAACGAAGGCGTGACTGTCCCACGTGGGGTGCTGCACCGCACGCGCGCGATGGAAAAGACGGTCATGCTGATGATCGAGAACGCTGGAATTCAGCCGGCTGGGGATTAA